The following are encoded in a window of Salvelinus namaycush isolate Seneca unplaced genomic scaffold, SaNama_1.0 Scaffold21, whole genome shotgun sequence genomic DNA:
- the LOC120038186 gene encoding GTPase IMAP family member 9-like, with product MDLRPKGKKDDQNAVDSQDNDNATASKISISPHNSDDSSRLLLSADSYEHAVMLATLLLEIQDGFVQPAEVRIVLVGKTGAGKSSTGNTILERELFTSDMSPNPVTEKCEKQSGVVDGRKIVVIDTPGISDISLTDTYLIYKMWKQFWRTDKVEIERCIKMSVPGPHVFLLVIRLDRYTEEQRKAVEYIQDNYGKGASDYTMVLFTGADQLEGKSAKEFLKESQELHTLVKSCGGRYHVFNNREQRDRTQVRVLLRKIEEMVKRNGGKHYTNEMYEKAQKEIRNRQLLELGVGVGCRAIALGVGLEAQKMVSL from the exons ATGGACCTCCGACCGAAAGGCAAGAAGGACGACCAAAACGCCGTTGATTCCCAAGATAACGATAATGCTACAGCTagcaagattagcattagccctcaTAACTCAGACGACAGTTCCAGACTGTTGCTCTCAGCAGACTCTTACGAGCATGCCGTCATGCTTGCTACTCTCCTCCTGGAAATTCAAGATG GTTTTGTGCAGCCAGCTGAAGTGAGGATAGTTCTGGTGGGGAAGACTGGAGCAGGGAAGAGTTCAACAGGAAACACCATCCTGGAGAGAGAGTTGTTTACTTCTGACATGAGTCCAAATCCAGTGACTGAAAAGtgtgagaaacagagtggagTGGTTGATGGGAGGAAGATTGTTGTCATCGACACTCCTGGGATCAGTGACATATCATTGACAGACACATATTTGATTTataaaatgtggaaacagttttggAGAACAGATAAAGTAGAAATAGAGAGATGCATCAAGATGTCAGTCCCAGGACCCCATGTGTTCCTGCTGGTGATCAGACTGGATAGATACACAGAGGAGCAAAGAAAAGCTGTGGAGTACATCCAGGACAACTATGGAAAAGGGGCCTCTGACTACACTATGGTATTATTCACTGGTGCAGATCAGCTGGAGGGAAAATCAGCAAAGGAGTTTCTGAAGGAGAGTCAGGAACTTCACACACTGGTCAAAAGCTGTGGAGGAAGATATCATGTCTTTaacaacagagagcagagagaccgTACCCAGGTCAGAGTGCTGCTGAGGAAGATAGAGGAGATGGTGAAGCGTAATGGAGGAAAACACTACACCAATGAGATGTATGAGAAGGCTCAGAAAGAGATCAGGAACAGACAGTTGTTAGAGTTGGGTGTAGGAGTTGGCTGCAGAGCTATAGCATTAGGAGTAGGTCTAGAAGCCCAAAAAATGGTTTCATTATAG